One part of the Burkholderia latens genome encodes these proteins:
- a CDS encoding NAD(P)/FAD-dependent oxidoreductase — translation MAESQHIRIVGLPHSKDAYAIRDFLQRRMVAYDWCALTSDADCARELGIAPLRDIRLPVVILPDGSRLYQPTLAEIAARLGWVSRPRFVEYDVSIYGAGPAGLSAAVYAASEGLRAVVIERGAVGGQAGTSSLIENYMGFPDGIPGAELAERAREQAMKFGVELLTMREGVHATFVDGKIRVELADGSLLVARSNICATGIEYRSLGLPEEPAFLNAGLFYGAGSSEAPMCAGEQVFIVGGGNSAGQAAMNFSRHAREVTMLVRGASLADTLSRYLIDRIERTPNITVRYRCTVSALFGDGWLDAIELRSEDGARERVPATRLFVCIGGAPNTDWAKDTDIIRNPGGYLVTGSDLYDCPAFERVWPLERRPYYLETSVPGSFAAGDVRSGSVKRVASAVGEGAMAVTFVHRFLGEDAPRLATV, via the coding sequence ATGGCCGAGTCGCAGCACATCCGGATCGTAGGCCTGCCGCACAGCAAGGACGCGTACGCGATCCGCGATTTCCTGCAGCGGCGCATGGTCGCGTACGACTGGTGCGCGCTGACGTCGGACGCCGACTGCGCACGCGAGCTCGGAATCGCGCCGTTGCGCGACATCCGGCTGCCGGTCGTGATCTTGCCGGACGGTTCGCGCCTGTACCAGCCGACGCTTGCCGAGATCGCCGCGCGCCTTGGCTGGGTCTCCAGGCCGCGCTTCGTCGAATACGACGTGTCGATCTACGGCGCCGGCCCGGCCGGATTGTCGGCGGCCGTCTATGCGGCGTCCGAGGGGCTGCGGGCGGTGGTGATCGAGCGCGGCGCGGTGGGCGGGCAGGCCGGCACGAGCTCGCTGATCGAGAACTACATGGGGTTTCCCGACGGCATTCCGGGCGCGGAACTCGCGGAGCGTGCACGCGAGCAGGCGATGAAGTTCGGCGTCGAACTGCTGACGATGCGCGAGGGCGTGCATGCGACATTCGTCGACGGCAAGATTCGCGTCGAACTCGCCGACGGATCGCTTCTGGTCGCGCGCTCGAACATCTGCGCGACCGGCATCGAATACCGGAGCCTCGGCCTGCCGGAGGAGCCGGCATTTCTGAATGCCGGGCTGTTTTACGGCGCCGGATCGAGCGAAGCGCCGATGTGCGCGGGCGAGCAGGTTTTCATCGTCGGCGGCGGCAATTCCGCCGGGCAGGCGGCGATGAATTTCTCGCGACACGCGCGCGAGGTGACGATGCTGGTGCGCGGCGCATCGCTCGCGGACACGTTGTCGCGCTATCTGATCGACCGGATCGAGCGCACGCCGAACATCACGGTGCGCTATCGGTGCACGGTCAGTGCCCTGTTCGGCGACGGCTGGCTCGACGCGATCGAGTTGCGCTCGGAAGACGGCGCGCGCGAACGCGTTCCGGCCACGCGCCTGTTCGTGTGCATCGGCGGCGCGCCGAATACCGACTGGGCGAAGGACACCGACATCATCCGCAATCCGGGCGGCTACCTCGTGACCGGCAGCGACCTGTACGACTGCCCGGCGTTCGAGCGCGTATGGCCGCTCGAGCGACGCCCGTACTACCTCGAAACGAGCGTGCCGGGATCATTCGCGGCCGGCGACGTCAGGTCGGGCTCGGTCAAGCGCGTCGCGTCCGCGGTCGGCGAAGGCGCGATGGCCGTGACCTTCGTGCACCGGTTTCTCGGCGAGGATGCACCCCGGCTCGCGACAGTCTGA
- a CDS encoding efflux transporter outer membrane subunit codes for MKRALALLAAATLAACSIAPQPLAPMPVGNDRFRHAAPSTDERAPSLHAWPAWFGDPQLGILVDAALARNFDIRAAAARVAQAQALLGMRDAALAPVVRIDPSFSRSRVSGTVDNALPKRTMHNWSVPVTASYEVDLWGRLRGDADVGAQNVLQAAADRDAVRLRIASEVAADYLTLRFVDDDLATLARAIGLRRTALDVIAARVRAGAASDLDALRASADLDTAHADLAESRRLRENLVDAIAVLTGVSPTAFDLGTRAVPVRVPDVPAGLPSTLLAQRPDVFAAARRADAASLELGIARTAWLPSLTLTADGGFATRDLRTFLDRNSSLWSLGANVALTLFDGGKRDAAVAAARAGMDVADANYRATAIAALRDVQDALNDIAAQNERILRYDSAARATDAAARLSLSRYAHGYVSYLEVIDADRDALNARRQLIHSRQALAVATVSLVRALGGGWTPPTQAGRDGLRESTRADAR; via the coding sequence ATCGCGCCGCAGCCGCTCGCGCCGATGCCGGTCGGCAACGACCGGTTCCGCCATGCCGCGCCGTCCACCGACGAACGTGCGCCGTCGCTGCACGCATGGCCCGCGTGGTTCGGCGACCCGCAGCTCGGCATCCTCGTCGACGCCGCGCTCGCGCGCAACTTCGATATCCGTGCGGCAGCCGCGCGCGTCGCGCAGGCGCAGGCGCTGCTCGGCATGCGCGACGCGGCGCTCGCGCCGGTCGTGCGCATCGATCCGTCGTTCAGCCGCTCGCGCGTGTCCGGCACGGTCGACAATGCGCTGCCGAAGCGCACGATGCACAACTGGTCGGTTCCCGTCACCGCGAGCTACGAAGTCGATCTATGGGGCCGCTTGCGCGGCGATGCGGACGTCGGCGCGCAGAACGTGCTGCAGGCCGCGGCCGATCGCGATGCGGTCCGTCTGCGGATCGCGAGCGAGGTCGCCGCCGATTACCTGACGCTGCGTTTCGTCGACGACGATCTGGCGACGCTCGCGCGCGCGATCGGGTTGCGGCGCACCGCGCTCGACGTGATCGCCGCCCGCGTGCGGGCCGGTGCGGCGAGCGACCTCGACGCGCTGCGCGCATCGGCGGATCTCGACACCGCGCATGCCGATCTCGCGGAGAGCCGGCGGCTGCGCGAGAACCTCGTCGATGCGATTGCGGTGTTGACCGGTGTATCGCCGACTGCGTTCGACCTCGGCACGCGAGCCGTGCCCGTACGCGTGCCGGACGTGCCGGCCGGACTGCCGTCAACGCTGCTCGCGCAACGTCCGGACGTGTTCGCGGCGGCTCGGCGCGCCGATGCGGCGTCGCTCGAACTCGGCATCGCGCGCACCGCCTGGTTGCCGAGCCTCACGCTGACGGCCGACGGCGGCTTCGCAACGCGCGACCTGCGCACGTTTCTCGACCGCAACAGCTCGCTGTGGAGTCTCGGCGCAAACGTGGCGCTGACCCTGTTCGACGGCGGCAAGCGCGATGCCGCCGTGGCCGCCGCACGGGCCGGGATGGACGTCGCCGATGCGAACTACCGCGCGACCGCGATCGCCGCGTTGCGCGACGTGCAGGATGCGCTCAACGACATCGCCGCGCAAAACGAACGGATCCTGCGCTACGACAGTGCAGCGCGCGCGACGGACGCGGCCGCGCGACTGTCGCTAAGCCGCTACGCACACGGTTACGTCAGCTACCTCGAAGTCATCGATGCCGATCGCGACGCGCTGAATGCGCGACGCCAGCTGATTCACAGCCGGCAGGCGCTCGCCGTCGCGACGGTGAGTCTCGTGCGTGCGTTGGGCGGCGGGTGGACGCCGCCGACGCAGGCGGGCCGCGACGGGCTGCGCGAGTCGACGCGGGCCGATGCCAGGTGA